From a region of the Prevotella melaninogenica genome:
- a CDS encoding YraN family protein: MAYHNELGKWGEDVAVSYLQQLGYVILHRDWDYHHRDLDIVAIDNGTLVIVEVKTRKNEQFADADEAVTVQKVRSLSIAANAYVKRYNINLDIRFDIITVVGQPTGTNEVRHVKDAFLPFI; encoded by the coding sequence ATGGCATACCATAACGAATTAGGTAAATGGGGAGAGGATGTGGCGGTAAGCTATCTCCAACAGTTGGGTTATGTCATTCTTCATCGTGATTGGGATTATCATCATCGAGACTTAGATATTGTTGCTATAGATAATGGTACGCTGGTTATCGTTGAGGTAAAGACCCGAAAGAATGAGCAGTTTGCTGATGCCGATGAGGCTGTCACCGTGCAGAAAGTGCGTTCGCTGTCGATAGCTGCCAATGCATACGTCAAGCGATATAATATCAATTTGGATATCCGCTTTGATATCATCACTGTCGTGGGGCAGCCAACAGGAACCAATGAAGTGCGCCATGTGAAGGATGCCTTTCTTCCATTCATATAA
- a CDS encoding nucleoside deaminase, with protein MSTEEQSKKDLYYMQRALAEAEAAYKEGEIPIGAVVVCRDRIIARAHNLTETLNDVTAHAEMQVITMAANELGGKYLQDCTLYVTVEPCIMCAGAIGWAQLRRIVYGCPDEKRGYHEYAPKALHPKANVTYGVMEEECRALMQRFFQERR; from the coding sequence ATGAGTACAGAAGAACAAAGCAAGAAAGACCTATACTATATGCAGCGTGCATTGGCTGAAGCCGAAGCGGCTTATAAAGAAGGTGAGATCCCTATTGGTGCTGTTGTGGTGTGTCGCGACCGTATCATCGCTCGTGCCCATAACCTGACAGAGACGCTCAATGATGTTACTGCACATGCAGAAATGCAAGTAATAACCATGGCAGCCAATGAGTTGGGAGGTAAATATCTGCAAGATTGCACGCTATATGTGACGGTTGAACCTTGCATCATGTGTGCTGGCGCCATCGGCTGGGCACAACTCCGACGCATTGTCTACGGTTGTCCCGATGAAAAACGGGGCTACCACGAGTATGCACCCAAGGCTTTACACCCTAAAGCTAACGTCACCTATGGCGTTATGGAAGAAGAATGTCGCGCCTTGATGCAGCGGTTTTTCCAAGAAAGAAGGTAG